In Winkia neuii, a genomic segment contains:
- the mnmA gene encoding tRNA 2-thiouridine(34) synthase MnmA, whose translation MKVLAALSGGVDSAVACARAVEAGHEVTAVHMALSGSSQATRCGSRGCCTIEDADDARRAAAKLGIPFYIWDLAEDFEDTVVSDFVAEYQAGRTPNPCVRCNEFVKFRELLERGIALGFDAVCTGHYARLVQGENGPELHRAICEEKDQSYVLAVMGREALSHVLFPLGEVPSKALVRAEAEERGLIMANKPDSYDICFIPDGNTRNFLASKLGEKEGQIVDVDGNVLGSHKGYFGYTVGQRKGLGLTVPAPDGRPRYVLETRPQSNQVVVGAAELLSVDRIECADMVPMASDIYGEGARIQFRAHGRQIEATIVRTEAGFVAELLKPVRAVAPGQSLVVYRGSQVVAEATIMKASRVAQQVA comes from the coding sequence ATGAAGGTACTCGCTGCACTATCGGGCGGAGTCGATTCGGCGGTTGCATGTGCGCGCGCCGTAGAGGCCGGGCACGAAGTAACTGCGGTACACATGGCGCTCTCCGGTTCCAGTCAGGCTACTCGGTGTGGTTCGCGTGGCTGTTGCACTATCGAAGATGCGGATGATGCCCGCAGGGCTGCCGCCAAGTTGGGCATTCCTTTTTACATTTGGGATTTGGCAGAAGATTTCGAGGATACAGTAGTTTCCGACTTTGTCGCGGAGTATCAGGCCGGCCGAACTCCGAACCCGTGCGTGCGATGCAACGAATTCGTGAAGTTTCGCGAGCTGCTAGAGAGGGGGATCGCCCTCGGCTTTGATGCTGTCTGTACAGGCCATTATGCCCGACTAGTTCAGGGCGAAAACGGCCCTGAACTACATCGGGCTATTTGCGAGGAGAAGGACCAGTCTTACGTGCTCGCGGTAATGGGCAGGGAGGCGCTCTCGCACGTACTTTTCCCGCTGGGAGAGGTTCCGTCTAAGGCACTGGTTCGTGCCGAAGCGGAAGAGCGCGGACTGATCATGGCTAACAAGCCGGACTCATACGACATCTGCTTCATCCCCGACGGAAACACGCGAAACTTTCTTGCTTCTAAACTTGGCGAGAAAGAGGGCCAGATCGTGGACGTCGATGGCAACGTGCTAGGCAGCCACAAGGGATATTTTGGGTACACGGTCGGGCAGCGGAAAGGGCTAGGACTTACTGTTCCCGCTCCGGATGGCCGCCCTCGATATGTGCTGGAGACGCGCCCACAGTCCAATCAGGTAGTGGTGGGAGCTGCTGAACTCTTGTCGGTTGATCGGATTGAGTGCGCGGACATGGTTCCAATGGCGTCCGATATTTACGGAGAGGGCGCGCGAATCCAATTCCGAGCACATGGGCGGCAGATAGAAGCGACGATCGTGCGTACTGAGGCAGGATTCGTAGCGGAGCTACTAAAGCCTGTGCGAGCAGTTGCACCAGGACAGTCGTTGGTGGTGTACCGCGGCTCGCAGGTGGTGGCTGAGGCGACCATCATGAAGGCTTCCAGGGTGGCACAGCAGGTCGCCTGA
- a CDS encoding electron transfer flavoprotein subunit beta/FixA family protein has translation MKIVVCVKHVPDVESDRRLEDGVLVRGEDDVLNELDENAVEAAVSTVEEFGGEVVALTMGPEDAEDAISRALQLGADSGVRITDDELAGSDALATAEVLAKAIQKIGQDGKVDLIITGMASLDGMTSMLPGSLATQLGLPSLTLAQELQVTEKTVRIRKVADGFVDELEADLPAVVSVTDQVNEPRFPNFADMAAARKKPVTVWQVSDLGLQGDDRTGIEGAGTNVLRARQAPAKTAGKVVADAGEGGHQLAQFLINAGFSGEEK, from the coding sequence ATGAAGATTGTCGTATGCGTAAAACACGTGCCTGATGTGGAATCAGATCGCAGGTTGGAAGATGGCGTCCTCGTCCGTGGCGAAGACGACGTGCTGAACGAATTAGACGAAAATGCTGTCGAAGCAGCAGTGTCTACTGTTGAAGAATTTGGTGGGGAAGTCGTAGCTCTCACCATGGGCCCCGAAGACGCTGAGGATGCAATTAGCCGGGCCTTGCAGCTGGGGGCTGATTCGGGTGTTCGAATTACGGATGATGAATTGGCGGGTTCGGATGCGCTGGCAACTGCTGAGGTGCTAGCTAAGGCAATTCAGAAGATAGGTCAAGACGGCAAGGTCGACCTGATCATTACGGGTATGGCATCTTTGGACGGTATGACTTCGATGCTGCCGGGATCGCTGGCAACTCAGTTGGGGCTGCCATCTTTGACGCTTGCCCAGGAACTGCAAGTAACAGAGAAGACCGTGCGAATTCGCAAGGTGGCAGACGGCTTTGTCGACGAACTCGAAGCTGATCTTCCGGCAGTCGTTTCTGTGACTGACCAGGTAAATGAGCCGCGATTCCCGAATTTTGCGGATATGGCTGCGGCGCGAAAGAAGCCGGTAACGGTGTGGCAGGTTTCCGACCTGGGCTTGCAAGGCGATGACCGTACCGGTATTGAGGGCGCCGGTACCAATGTGCTACGCGCCCGCCAGGCTCCCGCCAAGACTGCCGGGAAGGTAGTTGCCGACGCCGGTGAGGGCGGCCACCAGCTCGCGCAGTTTTTGATTAACGCCGGCTTTTCTGGGGAGGAAAAATAA
- a CDS encoding HIT family protein has protein sequence MSVFTQIIDGQIPGTFVYADDVAVAFMTIEPVNAGHTLVVPRQEVESFWEADEKLFSHLAVVAKRIGAAQLKAFDCERAGLVIAGFDVPHLHLHVIPVHGEGELNLANAAQASPAELDEAATKLRRALVDAGFEKLVPKDLHSLK, from the coding sequence ATGTCCGTTTTCACCCAAATCATCGATGGGCAAATTCCCGGCACTTTCGTCTATGCGGACGACGTGGCGGTTGCGTTTATGACTATCGAGCCGGTAAATGCCGGTCACACTTTAGTTGTTCCCCGCCAGGAAGTGGAGAGCTTCTGGGAGGCTGACGAAAAGCTTTTCAGCCACCTTGCCGTGGTTGCTAAGCGGATCGGCGCGGCCCAGCTAAAGGCTTTCGACTGCGAGCGCGCTGGTTTAGTCATTGCCGGTTTCGACGTTCCACACCTGCACCTGCACGTCATCCCGGTTCATGGTGAGGGCGAACTCAACCTTGCTAATGCAGCACAGGCTTCCCCTGCCGAACTGGACGAGGCGGCCACCAAACTCCGCCGCGCACTTGTGGATGCAGGTTTTGAGAAGCTCGTGCCAAAGGATCTTCACTCGCTCAAGTAA
- a CDS encoding cysteine desulfurase family protein has product MSPVYLDYAATAPMRPSVREAMMKVLSGPMVANPNALHIAGRSAKEMLEAARERVARALGAAPAEVIFTGGGTEADALAVRGLVGSGPLAISAVEHEAVAKNAADIAQREGIGLLHLPVGSDGVLDLEASREVIERERPSLISVMAVNNENGAIQPIAKLVEIANSLPRPALVHTDAIQAVGRIDFDFAKSGLTALSVASHKLGGPAGIGALLLRKGQSLRTDRKGGGQERDLRSGTQNVLGAVGFAEAITTTLACQHEEELRARKFREQILQAAAQIDGVEVTAEGVSEIINFTCEGCTSEGLLFGFDQSKICVSAGSACKAGVARPSSVLLAMGRTEAQAASSLRVSMGWHTTEEDIEAFCACLPQAVQIARRLEGRK; this is encoded by the coding sequence ATGAGTCCGGTCTACCTGGACTATGCAGCCACCGCTCCGATGCGCCCATCGGTACGGGAAGCAATGATGAAGGTACTGAGCGGTCCCATGGTGGCCAACCCCAACGCGCTCCATATTGCCGGCCGCTCCGCTAAAGAAATGCTCGAGGCTGCCCGCGAACGGGTAGCCCGAGCACTGGGCGCAGCCCCCGCAGAAGTCATCTTCACAGGTGGAGGAACGGAAGCTGACGCGCTCGCGGTCCGCGGCCTGGTCGGCTCTGGTCCCTTGGCAATTAGCGCGGTCGAGCACGAGGCGGTGGCAAAGAACGCTGCCGACATAGCACAGCGCGAAGGAATTGGCTTACTTCACCTGCCTGTGGGGTCCGACGGAGTGCTAGACCTCGAAGCGAGCCGAGAGGTAATTGAGAGGGAACGCCCCTCACTGATTTCGGTGATGGCTGTAAACAACGAAAACGGGGCAATCCAGCCAATCGCGAAACTGGTTGAAATCGCCAATTCGTTGCCGCGCCCCGCCCTCGTGCATACTGACGCTATCCAAGCAGTAGGCAGAATCGATTTTGATTTTGCAAAATCCGGTCTTACCGCTCTTTCGGTGGCTTCTCATAAGCTAGGGGGCCCCGCGGGTATCGGGGCGCTACTCTTACGCAAAGGCCAGTCCTTGCGCACAGATCGCAAAGGCGGGGGGCAGGAACGCGACCTTCGCTCCGGCACGCAAAATGTGCTGGGGGCGGTTGGCTTTGCCGAAGCCATTACTACCACGTTGGCGTGCCAGCACGAAGAAGAACTGCGAGCCAGGAAGTTTCGTGAACAGATTCTGCAAGCAGCTGCCCAAATTGATGGCGTAGAGGTTACTGCAGAGGGCGTTTCCGAAATAATCAACTTCACATGTGAGGGATGCACCTCAGAGGGCTTGCTCTTCGGGTTTGACCAGAGCAAAATATGCGTCAGCGCTGGTTCTGCATGCAAAGCTGGGGTAGCCAGGCCATCGTCGGTGCTCCTAGCCATGGGCAGAACCGAAGCTCAAGCGGCGTCCTCTCTGAGGGTGTCAATGGGCTGGCATACCACTGAAGAGGACATAGAAGCGTTTTGTGCTTGCCTACCGCAGGCGGTGCAGATAGCGCGCAGACTGGAAGGGCGTAAATGA
- a CDS encoding metal-dependent transcriptional regulator, with product MDLSAMAEDYLKYIYSATEFEDAHVGTNSLAAAMAVAPSTASENIRRLVDAGLVEHERYRGIGLTKQGYELAVQLVRKHRLLETFLVDILGYTWEEVDEEAEILEHAVTERLLGRIDKVLGHPRRDPHGDPIPAADGSVEDAQWVRLSAVDKGALARIERVSDEDPLILKEVIAQELLPGAEVFVAEHKTYAGVMQVVVNGKEKTIGDPVAAAIFCAIT from the coding sequence ATGGATCTTTCTGCGATGGCCGAGGACTATTTGAAATACATCTACTCGGCAACAGAATTTGAAGATGCCCATGTAGGAACCAACTCTCTAGCTGCCGCAATGGCCGTGGCGCCCTCTACGGCCTCGGAAAATATTCGTCGTCTGGTGGACGCCGGACTGGTCGAACACGAACGTTACCGCGGCATAGGGTTAACGAAACAGGGGTACGAACTGGCGGTGCAGCTCGTGCGCAAGCACCGGCTACTGGAGACCTTCTTGGTGGACATTCTTGGTTACACCTGGGAGGAAGTAGACGAGGAAGCCGAGATTTTGGAGCACGCTGTCACGGAGCGCCTCTTAGGGCGCATTGACAAGGTCCTGGGCCACCCTAGACGCGATCCACACGGTGACCCGATTCCCGCAGCTGACGGCAGTGTCGAGGACGCCCAATGGGTTCGCCTGAGCGCGGTCGACAAGGGAGCGCTGGCACGCATAGAACGCGTCTCCGACGAAGATCCGCTAATCCTGAAGGAAGTAATTGCACAGGAGCTGTTACCCGGTGCGGAAGTCTTTGTAGCTGAACACAAGACGTACGCCGGAGTTATGCAAGTGGTGGTAAATGGAAAAGAAAAGACGATCGGCGACCCGGTGGCCGCCGCCATCTTTTGTGCCATTACTTGA
- a CDS encoding helix-turn-helix domain-containing protein: MPSSKDKIAALLSKSPREDELAQEVLRLVRSLVNTPLRLTELVGPCCTTPELVAWLGISRQGIHKAATENRLVAVQLGRTWYYPTWQMRPDRALDKNIGKIHALLRQKMGPVEAACWWASGETPPKQAIFSGDTHKLMAQARKASSHGEPEVMP, translated from the coding sequence GTGCCCTCTTCAAAAGACAAGATAGCCGCCCTCCTTTCTAAGAGTCCGCGCGAGGACGAACTTGCCCAGGAGGTATTGCGACTAGTCCGGTCCCTAGTAAACACTCCCCTACGCCTGACAGAGCTAGTTGGGCCGTGTTGCACAACTCCCGAACTAGTTGCGTGGCTAGGTATTTCTAGACAGGGAATACATAAAGCGGCAACGGAAAACCGGCTTGTAGCAGTGCAACTGGGACGCACCTGGTATTACCCGACTTGGCAGATGCGTCCAGATCGCGCCCTCGACAAAAACATAGGTAAAATCCACGCGCTACTGCGGCAAAAGATGGGTCCAGTGGAAGCGGCCTGCTGGTGGGCATCCGGCGAGACTCCTCCGAAGCAGGCTATATTCAGCGGCGATACTCACAAGTTGATGGCTCAGGCTCGCAAGGCTAGCAGCCACGGCGAGCCTGAAGTGATGCCTTAG
- a CDS encoding electron transfer flavoprotein subunit alpha/FixB family protein, whose product MKQFTDPVIVVVDHVGDATHGYTLTPPSEQLLSAARKLTSGKVYAVALNPTPQMDRLAAFGADSVFVPDLQGRSPRVAGVVADAAAACIKHLPEAAALFTVSNYRGREVASHMATLMDAGASVDVTRLSVRDGKLVAGKSVLAGSWETIFAVRRGTPVIAVRPSAFEAVQVDSPADVERIDLTVEFRDSSSAVRVVSSEAREGDGPSLTEAAVVVCGGRGTNGDFSLVNQMASTLGGAVGATRVAADEGWVDRAIQIGQTGETVAPSLYIGLGVSGAVHHTCGIQGAGMVVAVCDDPDAPIFELCDFGVVGDINQVIPQALEDLRK is encoded by the coding sequence ATGAAGCAGTTTACTGACCCTGTAATCGTCGTGGTCGACCACGTCGGGGATGCCACTCATGGCTACACCTTGACCCCTCCTTCTGAACAGCTGCTCAGCGCAGCCCGGAAGCTGACTTCTGGCAAGGTGTATGCGGTAGCGCTAAATCCCACCCCGCAAATGGACCGTCTTGCCGCATTCGGCGCGGATAGTGTATTTGTTCCTGACCTGCAGGGGCGCAGCCCGCGCGTAGCTGGAGTGGTAGCTGACGCCGCTGCAGCATGCATCAAGCATCTTCCGGAGGCCGCAGCTTTGTTTACGGTGTCGAACTACCGAGGTCGTGAAGTTGCTTCTCACATGGCCACTTTGATGGATGCGGGAGCATCTGTAGACGTCACCCGACTCAGTGTGCGCGACGGTAAGTTAGTTGCGGGCAAATCGGTGCTGGCGGGTTCCTGGGAAACCATTTTCGCGGTGCGCCGTGGTACTCCCGTGATCGCGGTTCGCCCTTCCGCTTTCGAGGCGGTACAGGTGGATTCTCCTGCAGACGTTGAACGAATCGACCTGACAGTAGAATTTCGAGATTCTTCCTCGGCAGTTCGCGTGGTCAGCTCCGAAGCTCGCGAGGGCGACGGGCCGTCTTTGACAGAAGCAGCAGTAGTCGTATGTGGCGGTCGCGGCACAAATGGGGATTTCTCGCTCGTCAACCAGATGGCAAGTACCCTTGGCGGCGCAGTTGGAGCAACCCGCGTGGCAGCCGACGAAGGATGGGTAGATCGTGCTATCCAGATCGGACAGACAGGCGAGACCGTGGCACCATCCCTATACATAGGCCTAGGCGTCTCCGGCGCTGTCCATCACACCTGCGGCATTCAAGGAGCCGGCATGGTTGTCGCCGTTTGTGACGACCCTGACGCCCCCATCTTTGAACTGTGCGATTTTGGCGTCGTAGGGGACATCAACCAGGTGATCCCTCAGGCATTGGAGGACCTTCGCAAATGA
- a CDS encoding flavin reductase family protein: MNLTTFVADMSDPKDFYRLSMSLVVPRPIAWISTYNSKGEANVAPYALFTAASTEPLIVQFSSRKPKDSYHNACERGAFVVNFAGVGDKELVAASSREFRRDVSEATELGLEVIPAQDVDAPMLAGTKAAFECRLVDTHQVGGAILTFGQVTRIHVAKDVLGADGLADVTRLAPLSKLGSSLWGSTLTL, from the coding sequence ATGAACCTAACAACGTTTGTGGCAGATATGTCCGATCCCAAAGATTTTTATCGGCTTTCCATGTCCCTGGTGGTACCCAGGCCAATCGCCTGGATTTCTACCTATAATTCCAAGGGAGAAGCCAACGTCGCGCCGTACGCGTTATTTACTGCTGCTAGTACGGAACCGCTGATTGTGCAATTCTCTTCTAGAAAGCCCAAGGACAGCTACCATAATGCCTGTGAACGCGGTGCTTTCGTTGTGAATTTTGCCGGGGTAGGCGACAAAGAACTGGTTGCGGCTAGCTCGAGGGAATTTAGGCGCGACGTTTCGGAGGCAACCGAATTGGGCCTAGAAGTTATCCCTGCCCAGGACGTGGATGCACCTATGCTGGCAGGCACTAAAGCTGCTTTTGAATGCAGACTAGTGGACACCCATCAGGTTGGTGGGGCGATACTAACTTTCGGGCAGGTGACCCGCATACATGTGGCGAAAGATGTGCTTGGGGCAGATGGCTTGGCAGATGTCACTCGTCTTGCCCCACTTTCGAAATTGGGTAGCTCCCTGTGGGGAAGTACTCTTACTCTGTAA
- a CDS encoding vitamin K epoxide reductase family protein — MNEHSGVGRTWAECFLLLSVVGMAASIALVKAELSHLKNPDAALACDINPLVGCGKSLMSPAAHLLGVPNALVGTAIFAFAVAVALLLAMDVALPKVAWFLGAAGGIVGLGAVAFFLYQSIVVFGALCPYCLVVWVVAIAMAWMLIGKAARLCNPDGAVGSFLSAYPWAPTVLTYLVGAVVVVLAMADQIALVL; from the coding sequence TTGAACGAGCATAGCGGGGTAGGCCGCACTTGGGCGGAATGTTTTCTGCTGCTTTCGGTAGTCGGGATGGCGGCCTCCATTGCCCTGGTAAAGGCAGAGCTTTCGCATCTAAAGAATCCAGATGCAGCTTTGGCTTGCGACATCAACCCACTGGTGGGGTGTGGCAAGTCCCTGATGTCGCCGGCAGCGCACTTGCTTGGGGTGCCCAACGCCCTAGTCGGAACTGCGATCTTTGCGTTTGCAGTCGCGGTAGCACTTCTACTTGCCATGGACGTTGCCTTGCCGAAGGTAGCTTGGTTCTTGGGTGCCGCTGGTGGAATTGTGGGATTGGGGGCTGTGGCGTTCTTCCTCTACCAGTCCATTGTCGTTTTTGGGGCACTGTGCCCCTACTGCCTTGTGGTGTGGGTGGTCGCCATTGCTATGGCGTGGATGCTAATTGGTAAGGCTGCGCGCCTTTGCAATCCAGACGGGGCGGTGGGTTCTTTCCTGTCCGCTTACCCGTGGGCTCCAACTGTGCTTACCTATCTCGTTGGCGCGGTTGTGGTCGTCTTGGCAATGGCGGACCAGATTGCGTTGGTGTTGTAA
- a CDS encoding peroxiredoxin, whose amino-acid sequence MRLEIGQKAPDFSIPLCGGGQFVLADELKKTESGAIVYFYPRASTPGCTTEACDFRDSLASLQGAGYAVVGISPDKMGALEKFAQKYSLSFPLASDEDKEVMKAYGAFGEKKNYGKVVQGVIRSTIVVGKDGLVKVAMYNVRAKGHVSRLRKELAL is encoded by the coding sequence ATGCGACTGGAAATAGGACAGAAAGCCCCCGACTTCTCTATCCCGTTATGCGGAGGAGGCCAGTTTGTTCTGGCAGATGAACTGAAGAAGACCGAAAGCGGGGCAATCGTATATTTTTACCCGCGAGCTTCGACCCCCGGTTGTACCACTGAAGCCTGCGACTTTCGTGACTCCTTAGCCTCTCTGCAAGGCGCTGGGTACGCGGTGGTCGGAATTAGTCCCGACAAGATGGGAGCGCTAGAGAAGTTTGCGCAAAAGTATTCTTTGTCTTTCCCGCTTGCATCTGATGAAGATAAGGAAGTCATGAAGGCGTACGGAGCCTTCGGCGAGAAGAAGAACTACGGCAAGGTGGTTCAGGGAGTGATCCGTTCTACCATCGTGGTGGGCAAGGACGGACTGGTAAAAGTTGCCATGTATAACGTGCGCGCCAAAGGCCACGTTAGCCGGCTTCGGAAGGAACTCGCCCTCTAA
- the glgX gene encoding glycogen debranching protein GlgX, protein MSNDRTFAPTSELALPIMGAMPALGVTLVGGGVDIAVVAPRATDIEFCIFSSYEPDAAERRIRLRGPVEGIFSGHVSDIGPGTAYGFRAWGPWEPENAMVYNPNKLLLDPYARAITGKVELCPAIHAHQTDDELYPLQPMRPNPTDSAPYTVRGVITGPSFEVARRPHTSWRDTVIYESHVRGLTENLEGVPAHLRGTYAGVAHPATISYLKKLGITALELLPINAKFDEPFLAERGLTNYWGYSPLSYFAPEPSLATKQSQHSGPGAVVDEVRGMVSILHEAGIEVILDVVYNHTGEGGPGGQSLSWRGLDEAEYYLYDPEGKFADVTGCGNSLDAGSTRVQQMILDSLRYWVSDMGVDGFRFDLATTIGRFGTQFTPDHPILSAIATDPILCQVKMIAEPWDVGENGWQTGNFKRPFSTWNDSFRDSLRTFWISDAKAQAERSSRGSSPRDLATRLSGSPDLYYRADPAQNVGTRASVNFICAHDGFTLADLVSFNDKHNEANLENNRDGSDHNLSWNHGLEAPISLPWGDIRESSNGGSQVISLMEDRLKTIRNLLGTLFVSAGTPMLVAGDEFGRTQQGNNNAYCQDNEISWLNWNLAPWQRELQETVTHLISLRKRYPAMRPDYFLTGTQYGDDSIPDQSWFDRSGKPMSERAWHDPAGRAFQMLRSGLPSTSNDVLVCFNGLDEAIPFSLADGRGTFWRKVWDSALSKPHPLVALDNEVPEVEEPGTKVDLPALSMQIYISR, encoded by the coding sequence GTGAGTAACGATCGGACTTTTGCCCCCACTTCAGAACTGGCCCTTCCCATCATGGGGGCCATGCCCGCCCTCGGCGTAACCCTGGTTGGCGGTGGGGTCGACATAGCTGTCGTTGCTCCCCGCGCGACTGACATCGAATTTTGCATCTTCTCTTCCTACGAACCCGACGCAGCAGAACGGCGAATTCGCCTTCGCGGCCCCGTAGAAGGCATCTTTAGCGGGCATGTTTCCGACATCGGCCCGGGCACAGCCTACGGTTTCAGGGCTTGGGGCCCGTGGGAACCCGAAAACGCAATGGTCTACAACCCCAACAAACTGCTGCTCGACCCGTACGCTCGCGCTATCACCGGCAAAGTAGAACTTTGCCCGGCAATTCACGCCCACCAGACCGATGATGAGCTTTACCCGCTCCAGCCGATGCGGCCAAACCCAACAGATTCGGCTCCTTACACGGTGCGCGGGGTCATTACCGGACCATCATTCGAGGTCGCTCGACGTCCACATACCAGCTGGCGAGACACGGTCATCTACGAATCCCATGTGCGGGGCCTCACCGAGAATCTCGAGGGCGTGCCCGCGCACCTACGTGGCACCTACGCTGGGGTGGCGCATCCGGCCACCATCAGCTACCTGAAAAAACTGGGCATTACTGCCCTGGAACTCTTGCCAATTAATGCGAAGTTTGACGAGCCCTTCCTAGCCGAGCGCGGCCTGACCAACTACTGGGGCTATTCGCCGCTGTCCTACTTCGCCCCCGAACCCTCACTGGCAACGAAGCAGTCGCAGCACTCCGGTCCAGGCGCCGTAGTTGACGAGGTACGTGGCATGGTGTCGATCCTTCACGAGGCCGGCATCGAAGTAATCTTGGACGTCGTATACAACCACACCGGCGAGGGCGGACCGGGCGGGCAGTCCCTGTCGTGGCGCGGCCTAGATGAAGCTGAATATTACCTATATGACCCGGAGGGCAAATTTGCTGACGTTACCGGCTGCGGCAATTCGCTCGATGCCGGCTCCACCCGCGTTCAGCAGATGATCCTGGATTCATTGCGGTACTGGGTGAGTGACATGGGAGTGGACGGATTCCGCTTCGATCTAGCTACTACTATCGGCCGCTTTGGCACGCAGTTCACGCCCGACCATCCGATCCTCTCTGCAATCGCTACTGACCCGATTCTTTGCCAGGTGAAGATGATCGCCGAGCCGTGGGACGTAGGCGAAAATGGCTGGCAGACTGGCAATTTCAAGAGGCCGTTCTCTACCTGGAACGACAGTTTCCGCGACAGTTTGCGCACTTTCTGGATTAGCGACGCCAAGGCGCAGGCTGAACGCTCCTCCCGAGGCAGTTCTCCCCGGGATCTAGCCACCCGCCTTTCAGGTTCCCCCGACCTTTACTACCGTGCCGACCCTGCGCAGAATGTAGGCACCAGAGCCTCGGTGAATTTTATCTGCGCTCACGACGGTTTCACCCTGGCCGATCTTGTTTCGTTCAACGACAAGCACAACGAGGCGAACCTAGAAAATAATCGGGACGGCTCTGACCACAATCTCTCTTGGAACCACGGGCTCGAGGCGCCCATTTCGCTCCCTTGGGGAGACATCCGCGAAAGTTCGAATGGCGGTTCTCAGGTCATCTCTTTGATGGAGGATCGCCTGAAAACGATTCGAAATTTGCTCGGCACGCTGTTCGTCTCTGCGGGTACCCCCATGCTGGTTGCCGGAGACGAATTTGGGCGCACTCAACAGGGCAATAACAACGCCTACTGCCAAGACAACGAAATATCGTGGCTGAACTGGAATCTTGCACCCTGGCAGCGGGAATTGCAAGAAACCGTAACCCACCTTATTTCCTTAAGAAAAAGGTATCCGGCAATGCGCCCGGACTATTTCTTGACAGGCACCCAGTACGGCGACGATTCCATCCCGGACCAAAGCTGGTTTGACCGAAGCGGAAAGCCTATGAGCGAACGCGCCTGGCACGATCCGGCCGGACGGGCCTTCCAGATGCTCCGATCTGGCCTACCGTCCACGTCCAACGACGTTCTTGTTTGTTTCAATGGCCTAGACGAGGCCATCCCGTTTTCTCTGGCGGATGGACGAGGCACATTCTGGAGGAAGGTGTGGGACTCTGCCCTATCGAAGCCCCACCCGTTAGTCGCCCTCGATAACGAAGTTCCAGAGGTCGAAGAACCGGGTACAAAAGTCGACCTCCCGGCCCTTTCGATGCAGATTTACATTTCGCGCTAA